One stretch of Toxoplasma gondii ME49 chromosome XI, whole genome shotgun sequence DNA includes these proteins:
- the SRS52C gene encoding SAG-related sequence SRS52C (encoded by transcript TGME49_315340~Gene product name based on ToxoDB Community Expert Annotation.) has protein sequence MTIYFGCSKPEVTASPSTKDVQDTRWPSIPASKPTDSTAQCVVTVTVPADPAANTCTLTRKTMNLEVTSKSKSVSFKCDTDIATLTPAVGSGMIYDELCKKEVTLSETLPTAKLEGTTTGYTFSIEELPENAATFCYKCLASTTGNQKGGSGEQLSACTVKINVSAAVPDSDFPASGATGSTPALVFGLAGSVLSAVGGF, from the exons ATGACGATCTACTTTGGGTGTTCCAAGCCGGAAGTGACTGCATCCCCGTCGACAAAAGATGTACAAGACACTCGCTGGCCCAGCATTCCTGCTTCAAAGCCAACTGATTCAACAGCCCAGTGCGTTGTCACAGTGACAGTTCCCGCTGATCCAGCTGCCAACA CGTGCACCCTTACGAGGAAAACTATGAATCTGGAGGTCACCAGCAAATCCAAGAGCGTGTCCTTCAAATGTGACACGGACATTGCCACACTGACTCCGGCGGTTGGTTCTGGTATGATATACGATGAGTTGTGCAAGAAGGAAGTCACACTGTCAGAAACGCTACCAACAGCCAAGCTGGAGGGGACAACCACTGGCTATACCTTCAGTATAGAAGAGCTTCCTGAGAATGCCGCCACATTCTGCTACAAGTGCTTAGCTTCTACTACTGGCAACCAGAAAGGAGGTTCCGGGGAGCaactgtctgcatgcactgtcAAGATAAATGTGTCAGCTGCTGTCCCCGACAGTGATTTTCCGGCGTCTGGCGCAACAGGGTCAACACCTGCTTTGGTGTTTGGGTTAGCTGGTTCCGTGCTTTCTGCCGTTGGAGGTTTTTAG
- the SRS52F gene encoding SAG-related sequence SRS52F (encoded by transcript TGME49_315345~Gene product name based on ToxoDB Community Expert Annotation.) has product MLTVGAMPPTTTTIYFACGTEAQKVTDSGGVSASTDERENRSGLEDQSTSLHGDKDPGGNGQNGGAPGPPSNANVNREVGHQNNNPSPDHCVVTVKVPADPKIATCNIKKKDMNLQITSETKSVSFQCDTPISTLLPQDPSDSIFDESSKISLKLSEKLPSAKLATAATGGYSFSVEELPETEQTLCYKRCSPAANKKELQTEEDNVSTVKIKVAAMDPVSDASASVATVSLPV; this is encoded by the exons ATGTTGACAGTGGGAGCGATGCCGCCTACAACAACGACCATATACTTCGCGTGCGGCACAGAAGCACAAAAAGTTACAGATTCAGGCGGAGTGTCGGCCAGTACAGATGAACGGGAAAACCGTTCGGGACTGGAAGATCAGAGCACGAGTTTACATGGAGACAAAGACCCAGGAGGAAATGGACAGAATGGAGGGGCCCCAGGGCCTCCTTCAAATGCCAATGTGAATCGCGAGGTCGGTCATCAGAACAACAATCCATCACCAGATCACTGCGTTGTTACAGTGAAAGTACCTGCGGACCCAAAAATAGCCA CCTGCAATATTAAGAAAAAGGACATGAATCTGCAAATCACTAGCGAAACAAAGAGCGTTTCGTTCCAATGCGACACGCCTATCTCCACTCTACTTCCTCAAGACCCTTCAGATTCGATTTTCGATGAGTCCAGCAAAATCTCTTTGAAGCTGTCCGAGAAGCTGCCGTCAGCCAAGTTGGCGACAGCAGCGACTGGTGGCTACTCATTCAGTGTGGAGGAGCTTCCTGAGACTGAACAAACACTCTGTTACAAGCGCTGTTCTCCTGCTGCTAACAAGAAGGAGCTGCAAACCGAGGAAGATAATGTGTCCACTGTCAAGATCAAAGTGGCGGCTATGGATCCCGTTAGCGATGCTTCGGCTTCTGTGGCAACAGTGTCGTTGCCTGTCTAG